A stretch of Miscanthus floridulus cultivar M001 chromosome 13, ASM1932011v1, whole genome shotgun sequence DNA encodes these proteins:
- the LOC136500444 gene encoding uncharacterized protein has product MSAAAASAAGEGGKEKGASPGPGPGPGGSCELCGATARVYCGADEATLCWGCDAQVHGANFLVARHARALLCRGCARPTPWRAAGPRLGPTASLCDHCVRRGPGAVGVGGDEEMGGAGDGRGHEEEEHDDGGDDDDEVVVDDEDDDEEEEEDEGEGENQVVPWTEEAEATPPPVASSTSSSSREAPANGASGAECAKENVPCSTSQPGLCHYSSSERHGGRSDEATSSRNGGRFLASRHRKRSPSDFFSSESAQSGEELLQRGHWPK; this is encoded by the exons atgtcggcggcggcggcgtcggcggcgggggaAGGTGGGAAGGAGAAGGGCGCcagccccggccccggccccggccccgggGGCTCGTGCGAGCTGTGCGGCGCCACGGCCAGGGTGTACTGCGGCGCCGACGAGGCCACGCTCTGCTGGGGCTGCGACGCGCAGGTGCACGGCGCCAACTTCCTGGTGGCGCGCCACGCGCGCGCGCTGCTGTGCCGGGGCTGCGCGCGCCCCACGCCGTGGCGCGCCGCGGGCCCGCGCctcggccccaccgcctccctcTGCGACCACTGCGTCCGCCGCGGCCCGGGGGCCGTGGGCGTCGGCGGCGACGAGGAGATGGGCGGCGCGGGCGACGGCCGCGGGCACGAAGAAGAGGagcacgacgacggcggcgacgatgacgacgaggtgGTCGTcgatgacgaggacgacgacgaggaggaagaagaggatgaaggGGAGGGCGAGAACCAGGTCGTGCCGTGGACGGAGGAGGCCGAGGCGACGCCGCCGCCCGTCGCCAGCTCCACGTCCAGCAGCAGCCGGGAGGCCCCCGCCAACGGCGCGAGCGGCGCAGAGTGCGCAAAG GAAAACGTGCCGTGCTCCACCTCGCAGCCGGGCCTGTGCCACTATTCGTCGTCAGAGCGCCACGGCGGCCGCAGCGACGAGGCCACCTCTTCCCGGAACGGTGGCCGCTTCCTCGCCTCCCGCCACAGGAAGAGATCACCCTCAGATTTCTTCAGCTCTGAGTCCGCGCAATCCGGCGAGGAATTGCTCCAACGCGGGCATTGGCCGAAATGA